A section of the Rhodobacter sp. genome encodes:
- a CDS encoding YIP1 family protein, producing MTAIRTLVLQALSDPVQGGKAILALQPPVPVRWMLLAAAILVSVIGVYLVPAALGQAEDLPSPFVFTAAQVALNVVVVALITHVGRLFGGTGAFLDALWLVGWMQAITALLLVVQIVVLIALPLLNVPVFVASVAVSLWLLVGFICALHGFRSRIMVLTTGLMVFLMASYVLSLVLLALGYEPAGLSNV from the coding sequence ATGACCGCGATACGAACCCTTGTCTTGCAGGCGCTGTCCGATCCCGTTCAGGGCGGAAAGGCGATCCTGGCGCTGCAACCGCCGGTGCCGGTGCGCTGGATGCTGCTGGCGGCGGCGATCCTGGTGTCGGTGATCGGCGTCTATCTGGTGCCCGCCGCCCTGGGCCAGGCCGAGGACCTGCCGTCGCCCTTTGTGTTCACCGCCGCGCAGGTCGCGCTGAACGTGGTGGTCGTCGCGCTCATCACCCATGTCGGACGGCTGTTCGGCGGCACCGGGGCGTTCCTGGATGCGCTGTGGCTGGTCGGCTGGATGCAGGCGATCACGGCGCTGCTGCTCGTGGTGCAGATCGTGGTCCTGATCGCGCTGCCGTTGCTGAACGTGCCGGTGTTCGTGGCCTCGGTCGCGGTCTCGCTGTGGCTGCTGGTCGGTTTCATCTGCGCGCTGCACGGATTCCGCTCGCGGATCATGGTGCTGACGACCGGGCTGATGGTGTTTCTGATGGCCAGTTATGTGTTGTCGCTGGTCTTGCTGGCGCTGGGCTACGAACCCGCGGGGTTGAGTAATGTATGA
- a CDS encoding phospholipase D family protein, which produces MLRLLKGLVALVVLAAAAVMIGRWMFPLPDLTGRPPEMAIAASAETRLGRAMSDGMRDHPGQSGILPLADGHDALASRLALIDQAQASIDVQYYIWHADTAGVMMLDALQRAARRGVRVRLLLDDNGIPGLDPILAALDAEPGLSIRLFNPSTVRRPKLLGYALDFLRLNRRMHNKALIVDGAAAILGGRNIGDEYFQISQDYFVDMDVLALGTVVPEVAASFDAYWNSASVFALDSLVGGPGDADGFAARVAAMRADPLAQDLGARMADSVSAYLARAVPLEWTQVRLFADDPAKGLGQAPRDQLMLARLAPVIAGTQRRFDLVSAYFIPGEVGTEALSALAAQGRAVRVLTNAMDTTDVLMVHAGYARYRRALLSAGVELFEMNLRGAGPRSVQATPRIAPLGLSGGSLHAKTFAIDDRLVFVGSFNFDPRSALLNCEMGFVIESPTLAERVHAAFDQQIPAVSYRPEITADDRMVWHETRPDGQVVTWQQEPGASWLDQALLGLVQRLPVEWLL; this is translated from the coding sequence ATGCTCAGGCTTTTGAAAGGGCTCGTGGCGCTGGTCGTTCTGGCCGCGGCGGCGGTGATGATCGGGCGCTGGATGTTTCCCCTGCCGGACCTGACCGGCCGCCCGCCCGAGATGGCGATTGCGGCCAGCGCAGAGACCCGTCTGGGCCGCGCCATGAGCGACGGGATGCGCGATCATCCCGGGCAGAGCGGCATCCTGCCCCTGGCCGACGGCCACGACGCGCTGGCCAGCCGGCTTGCGCTGATCGACCAGGCGCAGGCCTCGATCGACGTGCAATACTATATCTGGCACGCCGATACCGCGGGGGTGATGATGCTCGACGCGCTGCAACGCGCGGCGCGGCGCGGGGTGCGGGTGCGGCTGCTGCTGGACGACAACGGCATCCCCGGGCTGGACCCGATCCTGGCCGCGCTCGATGCCGAACCGGGCCTGTCGATCCGCCTGTTCAACCCCTCGACCGTGCGCCGCCCCAAGCTACTGGGCTACGCGCTGGATTTCCTGCGGCTGAACCGGCGGATGCACAACAAGGCGCTGATCGTCGATGGCGCCGCCGCGATCCTGGGCGGACGCAACATCGGGGACGAGTATTTTCAGATCAGCCAGGACTATTTCGTCGATATGGATGTGCTGGCGCTAGGGACCGTCGTGCCCGAGGTCGCGGCAAGCTTCGATGCCTACTGGAACAGCGCCTCGGTCTTTGCGCTGGACAGCCTGGTCGGCGGACCGGGCGACGCGGACGGCTTTGCGGCCCGGGTCGCGGCGATGCGGGCCGACCCCTTGGCACAAGACCTCGGCGCCCGGATGGCGGACAGCGTCAGCGCCTATCTGGCGCGCGCGGTGCCGCTGGAATGGACCCAGGTCCGCCTGTTCGCCGACGATCCGGCAAAGGGTCTGGGGCAGGCGCCGCGCGATCAGCTGATGCTGGCCCGTCTGGCGCCGGTGATCGCGGGCACGCAGCGGCGGTTCGATCTGGTGTCGGCCTATTTCATTCCCGGCGAGGTCGGGACCGAGGCCCTGAGCGCGCTGGCGGCGCAGGGGCGCGCGGTGCGCGTGTTGACCAATGCGATGGACACCACCGACGTGCTGATGGTGCACGCCGGCTATGCGCGCTATCGCCGCGCGCTGCTGAGCGCGGGCGTGGAGCTGTTCGAAATGAACCTGCGCGGCGCCGGTCCCCGGTCCGTTCAGGCCACGCCCCGGATCGCGCCGCTGGGGCTGTCGGGCGGCAGCCTGCACGCCAAGACCTTTGCCATCGACGACCGGCTGGTCTTTGTGGGGTCGTTCAATTTCGACCCGCGCTCGGCTCTGCTGAACTGCGAAATGGGGTTCGTCATCGAGAGCCCTACCTTGGCCGAACGCGTCCACGCGGCCTTTGACCAGCAGATCCCGGCGGTCAGCTATCGCCCCGAGATCACCGCCGACGACCGCATGGTCTGGCACGAGACCCGCCCAGACGGGCAGGTCGTCACCTGGCAGCAGGAACCCGGCGCAAGCTGGCTCGATCAGGCCTTGCTGGGGTTGGTGCAGCGCCTGCCCGTGGAATGGCTGCTTTGA
- a CDS encoding heavy metal-binding domain-containing protein, which produces MIVTTTPTIEGRPIRTYHGIVTGEAIMGANVVRDFFASVTDIVGGRSGAYESKLQDARETALREMQDQAARLGATAVVGVDLDYEVVGNSMLMVSASGTAVTLS; this is translated from the coding sequence ATGATCGTCACCACCACCCCCACCATCGAAGGCCGCCCGATCCGCACCTACCACGGCATCGTCACGGGCGAGGCGATCATGGGCGCGAATGTCGTGCGCGATTTCTTCGCCTCGGTCACCGACATCGTCGGCGGACGTTCGGGCGCGTATGAAAGCAAGCTTCAGGATGCCCGCGAGACCGCCCTGCGCGAGATGCAGGACCAGGCCGCCCGACTGGGCGCAACCGCCGTCGTGGGCGTCGATCTGGATTACGAGGTGGTGGGAAACTCGATGCTGATGGTCTCGGCCTCGGGCACCGCCGTGACGCTGAGCTGA
- a CDS encoding SufD family Fe-S cluster assembly protein yields MNAQSPRAQRLAARRAATQARIDTMTPPAAPAWAAPLRAAAFARLAALGLPEKRDEYWRYTDPARLTAAEDSPADVFRITDEPAMYEGVDRLKLVFTDGVFDAAASDPFAGEGIEIARLADSDGAPWARDLYGTLEARAQVPVARPLAALNSATATDGVLIRVTGVVSRPVSVIYRRTDPRAQATLHHLLRLEEGAELTLLENGPVAARSSIVIEADLADGAVLHHIRTMGRDHERVSVTHLFARLGSASRLKSFTLSMNGALVRNEAMLWLDGKGGVAHVAGAALGEGAFHHDDTVFIAHRAPGCESRQVFKKVLRKHAIGVFQGKILVERTAQLTDGYQISQALLLDERSQFLAKPELEIYADDVKCSHGSTSGEIDADHLFYLRARGIPEDEAKLLLVLAFLAEALDEIERGELVEDMQLRLRGWLERHSH; encoded by the coding sequence ATGAACGCGCAAAGTCCCCGCGCGCAGCGTCTGGCGGCGCGGCGCGCCGCAACGCAGGCGCGCATCGACACGATGACGCCGCCGGCCGCCCCCGCCTGGGCCGCGCCCCTGCGCGCCGCCGCGTTCGCGCGTCTGGCCGCGCTGGGCCTGCCGGAAAAGCGTGACGAATACTGGCGCTATACCGATCCCGCCCGGTTGACCGCCGCCGAGGACAGCCCGGCCGACGTGTTCCGCATCACCGACGAACCGGCGATGTACGAGGGCGTGGACCGGCTGAAACTGGTCTTCACAGATGGCGTGTTCGATGCGGCGGCCTCGGATCCGTTCGCGGGCGAGGGGATCGAGATCGCCCGCCTGGCCGACAGCGATGGCGCGCCCTGGGCGCGGGACCTCTACGGCACGCTCGAGGCACGCGCGCAGGTCCCCGTCGCGCGCCCGCTGGCGGCGTTGAACAGCGCCACCGCGACGGATGGCGTGCTGATCCGCGTGACCGGCGTCGTCAGTCGCCCGGTCTCGGTCATCTACCGGCGGACCGATCCCCGGGCCCAGGCCACGCTGCATCATCTGCTGCGGCTGGAAGAGGGCGCCGAACTCACGCTTTTGGAAAACGGCCCGGTGGCGGCGCGGTCCTCGATCGTGATCGAGGCCGACCTGGCCGACGGCGCGGTGCTGCACCACATCCGCACGATGGGGCGCGACCACGAGCGGGTTTCCGTCACCCATCTGTTCGCGCGTCTGGGCAGCGCGTCGCGGTTGAAAAGCTTCACCTTGTCGATGAACGGTGCGCTGGTGCGCAACGAGGCGATGCTGTGGCTTGACGGCAAGGGCGGTGTGGCCCATGTCGCCGGCGCCGCGCTGGGCGAGGGTGCCTTCCACCATGACGACACGGTGTTCATCGCGCACCGCGCGCCGGGCTGTGAAAGCCGGCAGGTCTTCAAGAAGGTGCTGCGCAAGCACGCGATCGGCGTGTTCCAGGGCAAGATCCTGGTCGAGCGCACGGCGCAACTGACCGACGGCTACCAGATCAGCCAGGCGCTGCTGCTGGACGAGCGCAGCCAGTTCCTTGCCAAACCCGAGCTCGAGATCTATGCCGACGACGTGAAGTGCTCGCACGGCTCGACCTCGGGCGAGATCGACGCGGATCACCTGTTCTATCTGCGCGCCCGTGGCATCCCCGAGGACGAGGCCAAGCTCTTGCTGGTGCTGGCCTTCCTGGCCGAGGCTCTGGACGAGATCGAGCGCGGCGAATTGGTCGAGGACATGCAGCTGCGGCTGCGCGGTTGGCTGGAGCGGCACAGCCACTGA
- a CDS encoding trimethylamine methyltransferase family protein: MGEDNTARRRRGGGRDGNARRASGFHLDQMPWRLPRNPDRPTEPVGPEGVQAIHKGAMHILSEIGIVFLNDEALALFRQAGCRVEGETVRMDEDFVMEMVRRAPPSFTITPRNPERQVTIGDGHMVFLNVSSPPNSWDIVRGKRPGDFATYREFLMLSQAFNCIHMLGGYPVEPVNIHPSVRHLDCLYEKLTLTDKVAHAYSLGRERVEDVMEMVRIAGGLTHAEFDACPRMFTNINSVSPLKHDFPMIDGALRMARRGQPVIVTPFTLAGAMAPVTMAGAVALSIAEGLAAIALLQYAAPGCPVGIGTFTSNVDMRSGAPAFGTPEYMRATQITGQLARFYGLPLRSSGVCTANIPDGQSIWETSNSLWAAVQSGSNMVYHAAGWLEGGLIASPEKFVMDCEMLQMIQRYFEPATFATTPEDIAVEAVREVGAGGHYFGCAHTQARYTTAFYNPIASDWRNFEAWAQDGAIETPERAHRIYRGIVDSFEAPPIDPAIREALQDFVARRKSEGGAPTDF; this comes from the coding sequence ATGGGCGAGGACAACACGGCGCGGCGGCGGCGCGGCGGCGGTCGCGATGGCAACGCGCGCCGCGCGAGCGGCTTCCACCTGGACCAGATGCCCTGGCGCCTGCCCCGCAACCCCGACCGCCCGACCGAGCCCGTCGGCCCTGAGGGCGTGCAGGCCATCCACAAGGGCGCGATGCACATCCTGTCCGAGATCGGCATCGTGTTCCTCAACGACGAGGCCCTGGCCCTGTTCCGGCAGGCCGGTTGCCGGGTCGAGGGCGAGACTGTCCGCATGGACGAGGATTTCGTGATGGAGATGGTGCGCCGGGCGCCCCCATCCTTCACCATCACGCCGCGCAACCCCGAACGACAGGTGACCATCGGCGACGGCCACATGGTCTTTCTGAACGTGTCGAGCCCCCCCAATTCCTGGGATATCGTGCGCGGCAAGCGGCCTGGCGATTTCGCCACCTACCGCGAATTCCTCATGCTTTCGCAGGCGTTCAACTGCATCCACATGCTGGGCGGCTACCCGGTCGAGCCGGTGAATATCCACCCCTCCGTGCGCCATCTCGATTGCCTTTACGAGAAACTGACGCTGACCGACAAGGTCGCCCATGCCTACAGTCTGGGCCGCGAGCGGGTCGAGGACGTGATGGAGATGGTCCGCATCGCGGGCGGCCTGACGCACGCCGAATTCGACGCCTGCCCGCGGATGTTCACCAACATCAACTCGGTCAGTCCCCTGAAGCACGATTTCCCGATGATCGACGGCGCGCTGAGAATGGCGCGCCGGGGCCAGCCTGTGATCGTGACCCCCTTCACGCTGGCCGGGGCGATGGCGCCGGTAACCATGGCGGGCGCCGTCGCACTGTCCATCGCCGAAGGGCTGGCGGCGATCGCGTTGCTGCAATACGCCGCGCCAGGCTGCCCGGTCGGCATCGGCACCTTCACTTCGAACGTGGACATGCGCTCGGGCGCGCCGGCTTTCGGCACGCCCGAATACATGCGCGCGACGCAGATCACCGGGCAGCTTGCGCGGTTCTACGGCCTGCCGCTGCGCTCGTCCGGGGTCTGCACCGCGAACATCCCCGACGGCCAGTCGATCTGGGAAACCTCGAATTCGCTGTGGGCGGCGGTGCAGTCGGGATCGAACATGGTCTATCACGCCGCCGGCTGGCTCGAAGGCGGGCTGATCGCCAGCCCCGAGAAATTCGTCATGGATTGCGAGATGCTGCAAATGATCCAGCGATATTTCGAGCCCGCGACCTTTGCCACCACGCCCGAGGACATCGCCGTCGAGGCCGTCCGCGAGGTCGGCGCGGGCGGGCATTATTTCGGCTGCGCGCACACCCAGGCGCGCTATACGACCGCCTTCTACAACCCCATCGCCAGCGACTGGCGCAACTTCGAGGCCTGGGCCCAGGACGGCGCCATCGAGACCCCCGAACGCGCGCACCGCATCTATCGCGGCATCGTCGACTCGTTCGAGGCCCCGCCCATCGATCCGGCCATCCGCGAGGCGCTTCAGGACTTCGTCGCCCGCCGCAAGTCCGAGGGCGGCGCGCCGACCGATTTCTGA
- a CDS encoding helix-turn-helix transcriptional regulator produces the protein MGKRQTAEIFRNRLTQVLAQSGLSQSAFAGEIAIDRSALSQLISGQNPRLPRAETLIALSARFQVATDWLLGLTDERGNAAQVLNAVETEQALDAENRTAMERWHHEATGQKVRYVPAWLPDLMRTPAVIAFQAASNDQERRRLQRQTDRRLHVSRLPESDIEMCMPLQTLDIFAQGTGNWTGLPARDRAAQLHHIADTLDDLYPAFRMYLFDGRKRFAPPMTIFGYQRAAVYTGETYLLIRSKPLIRDLAQGFDAHIRHAAVHAHEAAAWVRQLTVRTD, from the coding sequence ATGGGCAAGCGCCAGACGGCCGAAATCTTCCGCAACCGGCTGACCCAGGTGCTGGCCCAGTCGGGCCTGTCCCAATCCGCCTTTGCCGGCGAGATCGCCATCGACCGCTCGGCGCTGTCGCAACTGATCTCGGGGCAGAACCCCCGCCTGCCCCGGGCCGAAACCCTGATCGCGCTGTCCGCACGCTTTCAGGTGGCGACCGACTGGCTGCTGGGGCTGACCGACGAACGCGGCAACGCCGCGCAGGTGCTGAACGCGGTCGAGACCGAGCAGGCGCTGGATGCCGAAAACCGCACCGCGATGGAACGCTGGCACCACGAGGCGACCGGTCAGAAAGTCCGCTACGTTCCGGCCTGGCTGCCCGACCTGATGCGCACACCCGCGGTGATCGCCTTCCAGGCGGCCTCGAACGACCAGGAACGCCGCCGCCTGCAACGTCAGACCGACCGCAGACTGCACGTCTCGCGCCTGCCGGAATCGGATATCGAGATGTGCATGCCCCTGCAAACGCTGGATATATTTGCCCAAGGCACCGGAAATTGGACCGGCCTTCCGGCCCGGGACCGGGCCGCGCAACTGCACCATATCGCGGACACGCTCGACGATCTCTACCCCGCGTTCCGCATGTATCTCTTCGATGGCCGGAAACGGTTTGCGCCGCCGATGACCATCTTCGGCTACCAGCGCGCCGCGGTCTACACGGGCGAAACCTACCTGCTGATCCGCTCGAAACCGCTGATCCGCGACCTCGCGCAGGGCTTCGACGCCCATATCCGCCACGCCGCCGTTCACGCCCACGAGGCCGCGGCCTGGGTCCGCCAACTCACCGTTCGCACGGATTGA
- the sufC gene encoding Fe-S cluster assembly ATPase SufC encodes MLEINNLHVKLEDEDKQILKGLTLSVEAGSVHAIMGPNGSGKSTLSYVLSGRDGYTVTDGSATLDGEDLLAMEPEDRAAAGLFLAFQYPVEIPGVGNMTFLRTALNAQRKARGEPEVSAGDFLKLVRGKAKDLKIDAEMLKRPVNVGFSGGEKKRNEILQMAMLQPRMCILDETDSGLDVDAMKLVSEGVNALRDADRAFLVITHYQRLLDHIKPDVVHIMAAGRIVKTGGPELALEVEQNGYADILAEVGA; translated from the coding sequence ATGCTGGAAATCAACAACCTGCACGTCAAGCTGGAAGACGAGGACAAGCAGATCCTCAAGGGTCTGACGCTCAGCGTCGAGGCCGGATCGGTGCACGCGATCATGGGGCCCAACGGATCGGGCAAATCGACGCTCAGCTATGTGCTGTCGGGCCGCGACGGCTATACCGTCACCGACGGCAGCGCCACGCTGGACGGCGAGGATCTTCTGGCGATGGAGCCCGAGGACCGCGCCGCCGCCGGCCTGTTCCTGGCGTTCCAGTATCCGGTCGAAATTCCGGGCGTCGGCAACATGACCTTTCTGCGCACCGCGCTGAACGCCCAGCGCAAGGCCCGCGGCGAGCCCGAGGTCAGCGCCGGCGATTTCCTGAAGCTGGTGCGTGGCAAGGCCAAGGATCTCAAGATCGACGCCGAGATGCTGAAACGGCCGGTCAACGTGGGCTTCTCGGGCGGCGAAAAGAAGCGCAACGAAATCTTGCAGATGGCGATGCTGCAACCGCGCATGTGCATCCTCGACGAGACGGACTCGGGCCTGGATGTGGACGCGATGAAGCTGGTGTCCGAGGGCGTGAACGCGCTGCGCGACGCCGATCGGGCGTTCCTGGTCATCACGCATTATCAGCGGCTTCTGGACCATATCAAACCCGATGTCGTGCACATCATGGCGGCCGGGCGCATCGTCAAGACCGGCGGCCCGGAACTGGCGCTCGAGGTCGAGCAGAACGGCTACGCCGACATCCTGGCCGAGGTGGGCGCATGA
- a CDS encoding cysteine desulfurase, with protein sequence MYDVHAVRRDFPILSRQVNGKPLVYLDNGASAQKPRVVIDAMNHAYSMEYANVHRGLHTLSNLATDHYESVRGIVRRFLNAGHEDEILFTSGATEGINLVSYGWAAPRMQAGDEIVLSVMEHHANIVPWHFLRERQGVRLVWVEPEPDGSLDPRRVLEAITPRTRLVAVTHMSNVLGTVVDIKTIVEGAHARGVPVLADGSQAAVHLPVDVQALGVDFYPITGHKLYGPSGSGAIYVRRERQAEMRPFIGGGDMIREVTRDDVIYNDPPHKFEAGTPGIVQQIGLGVAIEYMLGLGMDQIAAHERALASYARERLKGLNWLTVQGDAPGKGAIFSFTMNNGAHPHDMSTILDKKGVAVRAGQHCTGPLMEHLGIHASCRASFALYNTEAEVDALVDALEFCHQLFG encoded by the coding sequence ATGTATGACGTTCACGCGGTGCGCCGCGACTTTCCCATCCTGTCCCGGCAGGTCAATGGCAAGCCCTTGGTCTATCTGGACAATGGAGCGTCGGCACAGAAGCCTAGGGTGGTCATCGATGCGATGAACCACGCCTATTCCATGGAATATGCGAACGTCCATCGCGGCCTGCACACGCTGTCCAACCTGGCGACGGACCACTACGAATCGGTGCGCGGAATTGTCAGACGTTTCCTGAACGCCGGGCACGAGGACGAGATCCTCTTCACCTCGGGCGCGACCGAGGGGATCAACCTGGTATCTTACGGCTGGGCCGCGCCGCGGATGCAGGCCGGGGACGAGATCGTCCTGTCGGTGATGGAGCATCACGCCAACATCGTGCCCTGGCATTTTCTGCGCGAACGCCAAGGCGTGCGCCTGGTCTGGGTCGAGCCCGAGCCCGACGGGTCGCTGGATCCGCGGCGCGTGCTCGAGGCGATCACGCCCCGCACCCGTCTGGTCGCCGTGACGCATATGTCGAACGTGCTGGGCACGGTGGTTGACATCAAGACCATCGTCGAGGGCGCGCATGCGCGGGGCGTGCCGGTTCTGGCGGACGGATCGCAGGCGGCGGTCCACCTGCCGGTCGATGTGCAGGCGCTGGGGGTCGATTTCTACCCGATCACCGGGCACAAGCTGTATGGCCCCTCGGGGTCCGGCGCGATCTACGTCCGGCGCGAGCGTCAGGCCGAGATGCGCCCCTTCATCGGCGGCGGCGACATGATCCGCGAGGTCACGCGCGACGACGTGATCTACAACGACCCGCCCCACAAGTTCGAAGCGGGAACCCCTGGAATCGTTCAGCAAATCGGTCTTGGGGTGGCGATCGAGTATATGCTGGGGCTGGGCATGGACCAGATCGCCGCGCATGAGCGCGCGCTGGCATCCTATGCGCGCGAGCGGCTCAAGGGATTGAACTGGCTGACCGTTCAGGGCGATGCCCCGGGCAAGGGCGCGATCTTCAGCTTCACCATGAACAACGGCGCGCATCCTCATGACATGTCAACGATTCTCGACAAAAAGGGGGTTGCCGTGCGGGCCGGCCAGCATTGCACCGGGCCCCTGATGGAACATCTGGGCATTCATGCCTCGTGCCGCGCGTCCTTTGCGCTCTACAACACCGAGGCCGAGGTTGACGCGCTGGTCGATGCGCTGGAATTCTGCCACCAGCTTTTCGGCTAG
- the sufB gene encoding Fe-S cluster assembly protein SufB — MTAMDNSTEVRDGVDRETVETVQSMAGKYKYGWETEIEMEFAPKGLNEDIVRLISQKNGEPQWMTDWRLDAFRRWQQMEQPEWAMLDIPAIDYQDQYYYAKPKSMAEKPKSLDDVDPKLLATYEKLGIPLKEQLILAGVEGAEDAVPQRKVAVDAVFDSVSVGTTFKEELKKAGVIFMPISEAIREYPDLVRQYLGSVVPVTDNFFATLNSAVFSDGSFVYVPKGVKCPMELSTYFRINAENTGQFERTLIIADRGSYVSYLEGCTAPKRDTNQLHAAVVEIVVLEDAEVKYSTVQNWYPGDEEGRGGIYNFVTKRADCREDRAKVMWTQVETGSAVTWKYPSCVLRGEASQGEFYSIAITNNFQQADTGTKMIHLGKNTRSRIVSKGISAGRAQNTYRGQVSMHPRATHSRNYTQCDSLLIGDRCGAHTVPYIEVRNASSRVEHEATTSKVDDDQLFYCRQRGMGEEEAIALIVNGFAKEVLQALPMEFAMEAQALVAISLEGSVG, encoded by the coding sequence ATGACGGCTATGGACAATTCGACCGAGGTTCGCGACGGCGTGGACCGCGAGACGGTGGAAACCGTCCAGTCGATGGCCGGCAAATACAAATATGGCTGGGAAACCGAGATCGAGATGGAGTTCGCGCCCAAGGGCCTGAACGAGGACATCGTGCGCCTGATCTCGCAGAAGAACGGCGAACCCCAGTGGATGACCGACTGGCGGCTCGATGCCTTCCGGCGCTGGCAGCAGATGGAACAGCCCGAATGGGCGATGCTGGACATCCCCGCGATCGACTACCAGGACCAGTATTACTATGCCAAGCCCAAGAGCATGGCCGAAAAGCCGAAATCGCTGGACGACGTGGACCCCAAGCTGCTGGCCACCTATGAAAAGCTGGGCATTCCGCTGAAGGAACAACTGATCCTCGCCGGGGTCGAGGGGGCCGAGGACGCCGTGCCCCAGCGCAAGGTCGCGGTCGATGCGGTGTTCGATTCCGTCAGCGTCGGCACCACCTTCAAGGAAGAGCTGAAAAAGGCCGGCGTCATCTTCATGCCGATCTCGGAAGCGATCCGCGAATACCCCGACCTGGTGAGGCAGTATCTCGGCTCGGTCGTGCCGGTGACCGACAACTTCTTTGCGACGCTGAATTCGGCGGTGTTTTCCGACGGCTCGTTCGTCTATGTCCCCAAGGGCGTGAAATGCCCGATGGAGCTGTCCACCTATTTCCGCATCAACGCCGAGAACACGGGCCAGTTCGAGCGCACGCTCATCATCGCCGACAGGGGCAGCTATGTCAGCTACCTCGAGGGTTGCACCGCGCCCAAGCGCGACACCAACCAGTTGCACGCGGCTGTGGTCGAGATCGTCGTGCTCGAGGATGCCGAGGTCAAGTATTCGACCGTGCAGAACTGGTATCCCGGCGACGAGGAAGGCCGCGGCGGGATCTACAACTTCGTCACCAAACGCGCCGATTGCCGCGAGGACCGCGCCAAGGTGATGTGGACCCAGGTCGAAACGGGCAGCGCGGTGACGTGGAAATACCCGTCCTGCGTGCTGCGCGGCGAGGCCTCGCAGGGCGAGTTCTACTCGATCGCCATCACCAACAACTTTCAGCAGGCCGACACCGGCACCAAGATGATCCACCTGGGCAAGAACACGCGCTCGCGCATCGTGTCCAAGGGGATCAGCGCCGGGCGGGCGCAGAACACCTATCGCGGGCAGGTGTCGATGCACCCGCGCGCCACGCATTCGCGCAACTACACGCAATGCGACAGCCTGCTGATCGGGGATCGCTGCGGCGCGCATACCGTGCCCTATATCGAGGTGCGCAACGCCTCGTCGCGGGTCGAGCACGAGGCGACGACCTCCAAGGTGGACGACGATCAGCTGTTCTACTGCCGCCAGCGCGGCATGGGCGAGGAAGAGGCGATCGCCCTGATCGTCAACGGCTTCGCCAAGGAAGTCCTGCAAGCCCTGCCGATGGAGTTCGCGATGGAGGCCCAGGCCCTGGTCGCGATCTCGCTGGAAGGGAGCGTGGGGTGA
- a CDS encoding FkbM family methyltransferase → MIQMLTERGVPVIRPEPMTERLAAWKGGAPLRLAPMEVVHATIRRRPVAFCLNMADDPIQNAHRQGRFYEAADLARVAALVPPGATVLDVGANVGNHALFLAMFTGAQRVVVVEPNPLALEPLVANVLANRMQGLIDLDHLGFGLGEADSTGWGMKKHDRNLGATKMAAGQGDLVVRKGDHAFPDLDPALVKIDVEGMELPVLRGLEALIARARPTLFLEVHEDNAGGFAQWAADHRYDPEILSREAKTTNILLTPRDRK, encoded by the coding sequence ATGATCCAGATGCTGACAGAACGCGGCGTGCCCGTCATCCGGCCCGAGCCGATGACCGAGCGCCTGGCGGCCTGGAAGGGCGGCGCGCCGCTCAGGCTGGCGCCGATGGAGGTGGTGCACGCCACCATCCGGCGCCGGCCGGTGGCCTTCTGTCTGAACATGGCCGACGACCCGATCCAGAACGCCCATCGCCAGGGCCGCTTTTACGAGGCGGCCGATCTGGCGCGGGTGGCGGCGCTGGTGCCGCCCGGCGCGACGGTGCTGGATGTCGGCGCGAATGTGGGCAACCACGCGCTGTTTCTGGCGATGTTCACCGGCGCCCAGCGGGTGGTGGTGGTCGAACCCAACCCGCTGGCGCTGGAGCCCCTGGTGGCGAATGTGCTGGCGAACCGGATGCAGGGGTTGATCGACCTCGATCATCTGGGCTTTGGCCTGGGCGAGGCCGACAGCACCGGCTGGGGCATGAAGAAGCACGACCGCAACCTGGGCGCGACGAAGATGGCCGCGGGGCAGGGCGATCTGGTGGTGCGCAAGGGCGACCACGCGTTTCCCGACCTCGACCCCGCGCTGGTCAAGATCGACGTCGAGGGCATGGAACTGCCCGTGCTGCGTGGGCTCGAGGCGCTGATCGCCCGCGCCCGTCCGACGCTCTTCCTCGAGGTGCACGAAGACAATGCCGGCGGCTTTGCCCAATGGGCCGCCGATCACCGCTATGACCCCGAAATCCTGAGCCGCGAGGCGAAGACGACGAACATCCTGCTGACCCCGCGGGACCGGAAGTGA